The Candidatus Desulfarcum epimagneticum genomic interval GGATGTTGAGCTTCCTCCATTACCTGAAGAGAAAGAAGTTCCAGATGAACTCCTGGTTAGAAGGATGACCACAGATGAGTATCCTAGGACGCCTGAAGAGAACGCCGTGCATGATGACAAAATTCTTCGTTCTAATATCTACTTGCCTCCTACCCCCGTTTCTCTCCATGCCTCTTCTTATGGCGCGTCTGCTCGCCCACCTGCTCCAGGAAATTCCGTGGACACCGTTGACGCTTTTCCCCAAGCCCGGGCTGTCCGGCATGATCCTGACGCACGCCCTGTCGCCACTGGTCAAGGGGGAGTAGATAAAAACCCTCCGGAGATATCCATGGAACAAGATCCGCAGGAACTTGCGGAGGCTCAGGAAATGGCGGCGCGGGAGGTTCCCGCAGAGGGAATGTCTTCTTCCGCATCCCCGTCCGCAAGGGGCGCTTCGAGTTCCGCCGACGCGGCGGCTTTGCGGGAGGCTGAAAGAAGACTTTCGGCCGCGACGCCTCTTGCCGATGCCGGACCGAGAAAAAGCACATTGGACCTGGTGAACCGTTTGAGAGGCGGCGAGGAGGCAAGCTCCGGACGCGGACGCGGGGGAGCGGCGGGAAGAAGGGCTGAAGGAGACCAGATGAAGGAGGCTGACGACATTCTGGCATTTTTGAAAAAAAGGTACCCTGACGTGGAAACCGGCTCTCAAAAAGTTAGGATGACAAATGATCCGCTTTCTGACTTTTTGGGCCATCCGAATTCGAACGCGGCGAGTGAAGCATCAATGCCTTCCTCTCGTTCTCGTGGAATTCCAAGTCATGCGAACGTCTCAGAGAAAACCGCCGCTGAAGTCGCGCCCCATAATTTTCCAGATTCTTCCGTCAGGGTCAGCGCCCTTCAAAAAAGACTGGAAGAAAAAGGCCCCCTCGGAATTCGCAGACCCGGCGGGCATTACCCGTCAGAGCATGGCGAAGCGCCCGTCTACGCTCCAAGCGATGCGGAGGCATTGAGAAGGGCTGAGGCGGAAATCTCCGGAACGCCATCCCATCAAGGAAACGCCGTGACAATTCCCCGTAGAAGCGGGAATGAGTCGCCTGACGAAACGCCCGTCTTTATAGAACCTCCTCCTCATGCAAAGCCGATTCCCGCCACTGAAAGAATGAAAAGCCCTGACGAAAAAACCGGCGCCCAACCTTCCGGGAAACAAAAACGCTGGATGGTAAGATCCGACCCGGAAGCTGTCGCCATAAAAAACTCACAGGAACCATCGCCTGAATTTAAGGCATCCCCCCTTGAGAGTGTGGCGGCCCGGACATCAAACCCGCACTACCGAAGGCCCGTCACACCTGCGCCCAGAGAGCCGTGGCCTGAAGATTATCAGTTTAAAAATAAACCGTGGCCTTCATCTGTCGAATCGACTTCAAAAGATTATGATATAATTCAGTCAAAAAAAAAGCTTGACCAAGTCAGGGCGGCTGCGTTGGGATCTGAATCCGACGCCCTAACCCTAAAGAATAGTGATGTCACAGATAAAATAGGCGCGACGCGTCCCAGCCTTTTACCGGACGAAAGTCGACGAATTCACTTGGACGCTCCAGAGAGTTTGACAACCGCCGACAGGCAACATCTGAAAAGCAGAAGAAGAATTTTCGACCTGATCGCCCAAAAAAAGCATAAAAGCGGCATATACGACGAAAAAAAAATGACACGTGTCGAGGCTCTGGAAGCAAGGGAAGAAACTGATTGGTTGTTGTCTGCGAATCAATCCGGCAAAACCAGGACTGAGGCCATCCCTGATAACGTCACCGGGGCTCAAACCGTTCCCCCGTCTTGGATTCCCATCCAATTGACTCGAGATGAAGACGAGTTGATTCAACAGCAAGTGTTCATGCGTGTTTTTGACTTCAACGATCTCAAAATCAGGACGAGCCCCCTCCGAAGAGAAGAAATATATACCGGCTATATGGAGAGATTAGATAGAATTGCTCCCGGTCGCGTCCAAGAATTGGTGGACAGGGGCTTAATTTGTGACCCCCGTTATTTCAGGGAAGAAATAGATAGCGGCGGTTGGCCTACTTATTCAAAATATCTTGAGGACGGAAAAAAAAGACGATTCCACTCTCGGCCCCCGAAAGACGTACTCCAGCCAGCCGAACAAGAAGCGATATTCATGCAGCTTGTTTTAAATAAACGCGGCGATTCGGCAGGCGGCGTCACATTAAGGAGATACTATAAGAACTTGGATCGAATTCCTTCTGATCGCATAAACTACTTAGTAGATCGAGATTTTCTTGTTAATCCCGAGTTTTTTGCGAAACACACAGGTCTTCACCGACCCGACAGATCCAATGCCGCCGCCGCTCCCGGTGGGAGACAGGCCCGCCGCGCCGGAAAAGGCCGAGCCGACAGATCCAATGCCGCCGCCGCTCCCCCGTCGTTCGCTCCAAGCGATGCGGAGGCATTGAGAAGGGCTGAAAATCCGCCTCGCTCCCCGGGAAGACAAGGAGACGAGGGAAATTTCCCCCTGCCGGGAGATTCGCGGGAGGCCATCCCACCTGAGCGGGCTTTTGAGGCAAACCGGTCCCAAGCTGAGGGACCTAAGATCGAGTTTGACCCCGCCGCCGCTCCCCCTTTCAGTTACGACCATTCCTCTTCCCGCCGACGCGCCGAGAAGCCGAATTGGTATTTCAGCCAGACATATGAAGAAACAAAGCCTGATGGAAGAATTGATATCACGATTCAAGATGGCTTCGAAGGCGCGCATTGGGATCATTATACCAAACGTTACAGCACAGAAACTTATTCGGATATACGCGCCCGTGAAAGTGAAGAGGCAAGCTCTTCGCCTTACGTAATCGCTAAACGCGAAGCTAGACTTAAGGCGCCTTATACAGAAGCCAGGATACAGACACCCGGTCGCCGGGACGGACTCGATTTATTAGACATCAAAACCCAATGGTCTGATAATAGGACTGAGCGTACAACGGTATCTTCTTATGAGCATCTCAGGCGCGGTACGGGCCAATATGAAACCAAGTTTCCCGGCGGAGACAGTTATAGAGTGGAAGCAGAGTTTAAGACGGGAAGCGAAGAGTATAAGGCAGTTCATTCAATTCATGGGAAACCTAAACATTTTTTACGTGGAAAGGTATCTGAAAGGCCTTTTCAGCCTGGTGAACAAGAATTTTTTTCCGATAATCCAATCCAGACTCATTATGTGCGTCAGCAAGGGGTTTTTAGCGATGATGGAGCAGGAATCCAGATTGATAAATATGAAGAACTAAGGACTGTAGATGATGGGTTCAACTCTCCTTTTAAATATACAAGTATGACGGACGAGACAACCAGAACAGTATTACGGAGCCGGAAGTCCGACAACATTAGTATCACTCAAACTCCCAAGGGGAATAAAGACCGTTCTGTGACCGCAGTGTTGTCGCCCGGAGGGAAAACCCGTGTCGAATGGATATCTTCTCGCGATCACCATTCGCCCGGCGGAACCCGCTATACAGACGTAAAAAAAGTCGACTTCAGGCAAGAGACTGTTAGCGTTAAACAATCAAAGTCTAAAGACGGCATTGAAGAGTCAACAAGGCGCATAATTTCAAAAGAAGGAATAAAAGAGACCAGAAAGGGCAAAGGACCTGACTCTGTTGAATTTAAGCCTTGGCCGCCTGGAAGAAAACCCCCTTCCCTTCCCAAAGCTGTTAAACCGGGAGATGGCCAGAAAAAGCCTAAAGTTAAGCCTCTTTCTCATGTGGATTTTTCTGATGCCCACGGAACTTACCGTCCAACCGGCCCCTCATCCGATCGCAGAGCCAGAGAACAAATGGACGGAGCTGCGCATAGAGCGGCTGTTAAACCGGGATCTGGCCAGAAACAGCCTAAAATTGAGTATCTGGATGGAGATGGCAAAATAATAGATTTACTAATAGAAAAAAAATTGCTTGAAAATACAGACGTGAAAAACATTATAGAGATAAAAGAGCTCGGGAATAGTGATATTAAGACTTTTAAAAAACAAGCTGGAAGCGACATATCGGCTGAAGGATCACTTTACCGCGCAACAGATGGAAATAATGGAAAAGATTATTATTTCTGGAAGGACAACATCTCCGGCGAATTTCATCTTATTGAGTTCGACGGTCCGGATAGAATCAAAGGAACCTGCCGGATAAACGACGAACAATATGAAATTGTTTTCAATGAAGACATAAGCCCCCAAGGCAAACTGGAAACCCCCCTGACCCGCTTTATCCTGGCGGCGGGGGGAGCGGTCGCTGATTTTTTTGCGGCGCCGGCCTTTGCCGTGACCGACGAAGAGGCGGCCGGGTTCTTCGAAGGCGCCGGGGAAGACGTGAGAGATTTCAGAAAGGAATTGGAAGACCCCGCCGATCTGCCCAAAGACGCGGCCCGGGTGGTCGGGGAATACGGAGAGTTCACCATGAAAGCCGGCGAGTTCATATTCGACATGTTCGCCGAAGACATGGCCGCCGCTTTCGGCATCGCCCGGCTCGTGGCGGCCAACCCGGTGGTGAAGATGATTGATGATCTGGAAAAAAAGATATTCGGCGCGGAAATGCCCAGGCTTTTGTCCATGGAGATGGACAAGGCCCTGAAAAAAGCGGAGGAGGTCGCCACGCGGGAGGAAGAGATTGAACCATCCGCTTCAAAAGGCGCGGACCCGTTTTTCACCGGAATGTTTTCAGGTGTTTTGAAGGAAATGGGCAAAAAAATGCTGGCGTCTGTTTTCCCCCGCCAGGCCCTGGCCGGGGTCTCGGTTGATTTTTTCCTGGAAGATTTTCTTGAGGAAATTTTCACCGACATCATCGATCCCATGTTCACCGGGGACCCCAATAACGCCGACTTCAATGTGCTGGTGGAACAGGTCATTGAAAAAATGAGGGAATCGGGTCTTTTTGAGGCCATGAAAAAAGTGGACCAGGACTACTTTGACTTCGCTGTGAACGCGGGAAAGATCATCATGGATCTTTTTGAGATCCAGGAAATCCTTTACAAGGTTTACAAAGAAACGATCGTGGGTGAACTCAAAGCCCGGTATCCCTGGGCCGCGAACATGACCGATTTGATGAGAATGTTTGTGAAGGATTTCACCCGGATACTTTCCGGGGACGGAATGGAAAAGATTTTGACCACGATATCCGAGGCCGCCTATTCCCAGACCGTCTCTATTGGCGAAAGTTTGGGGGGGTTTGTTTCCGGAGTCGGGGAAAAACCCAGCGTCCGCAACCTTTTTCCGGAAGAAGTCATGGGAACCATTGATCTGCTCCGGGCGCTGGTCATGCTCACCGATCAGACCCTGGCCTCTCTGGCCGAAAGACCGGGAAATGAAAACGGGGTGGCCCGTTTTCTGTGGGACTTCATCAACGGAAAGGCGGACATTCCGGGCATGGCGCTGAACCTGGCCACAGCCGGAACCAAACTGTACTTCAACACCTACCGAAAGCTTCTGGAGAAAAGCGACAATCCGGCGGCGGCCATGAGAGAATACCGGCAGACCCAAAGGGAAATCGGCAGGGCTGTTCATAAAATGACTCCCACAGGAATGATGCATTCTTACATGAATGAGCAGGTGAAAAACGTGACAGGAATCGATGTCCAGGAAATTCGGGATGAAATCATGGACGACGCCGAGGACTTCGCCTTCGACCGCATGGAAAACGTCCAGGACGAGGCTCTGAAAGCCGCCGAGGCGATGGGAATCATGGACGAGGCGAAATGGGCCCACGGCGTCTTTAAAAGAGGAGCCGGGACCCTCATTGATCTCGGCGAGGGAAACGCGATCAAAGGCATGACCATCGCGGCGGGCGCGGCCGGGGGAGTGATTGAGGCCGGAAACCGGGTTTTCTCAGGCGATTTCAAAGGCGCGGGAGAAGCCCTGGGCTCGGCCTCCATGGACGCTTTTAAAAGCGCCATGTCCGCTGTCCAGGACGCCTTTGGCGAGGCGGGAAAATCCCCGGAAAAGCTGTTCACCTCGCCCGGGGAATTTATGAAAAACCTCTTCGGGTCGATGGGGAAAGCCTTCAAGTCCTGGTTCGGAAACGACTGCGACGAAGTGAGGATTTCCCGGCAGGAGGATTTGCGTCTTTTCAATGTGAAGTTCGGGGGCGGGACATTCGCCCTTGCCAACGATCCGAAAAAGCGGATGTATCACCTGACCGGCCGGGTGAAGGGATGCCCGGAGGCGTCGGGATTTTCGGGATACGCGGCCCGGGCGTACGTGCCCGACGAGTCTTCGGACCCGTCGCTTTATTTTGCCATTGACATGGGCGACACGTCGGACAGCTGCCAGAACAAGCGTTACGGGGGAATCGGAACAGGCCCGGGCGCCATGTGGTTCGGCTGGTGGGACGGGGACCATCTTGACCATCTTGATTTCAAATCCGCCCAGCCCGGCGAGGACTCGGGCACATGGTGGGGGCTTCCGGATTACGGCCCCTTTGCCGGGGACCGGGAGATCGGCTCCATGGTGTCCGGAAAAGACGGCATGGTCTGGACGCTGGACGATTCGGGAAAGATCCACGAGTTCAGGGACCCGAATCATGGCGTCACAACGGGAGATTATGCCTGGAGCTGGCGCATGATCCCGGACCCCCGTCCGGCATCGGCCGGGGAAAGCGCTCTCAAAGAGCTGCTTCCCCTGGAGGCAAAGCGCATGATCGCGGTCAATGGGAAAAACGAGCTGTTTTATTCCGCCTCTTCTTCGGCGGCGTGGAAAAAGATATGGCCGTCTTTTAAAGCCATTGACATGGAAAAGGGGATCGTGTCCTTTTCCCCGGGACAGTTTGATCTGTTTCACGGCCCCGGGGGCATGGTCTTTGTCACGGCGTCGGACGCCGGCGGAAATTTTTACGCGTCGTGGATATCCGGGGAAAAGGCGTTTCCTTTGTGGATGAAGCTTTACCGGTTTGACAAAGGAATCCATGATTTTGATTTCTCGGACGACGGGCGCAAGCTGGCCATTTTGGACGGCGAATTCAAGCCCCATCTGGTTCCCGTCAATGACACAATCGACTGGGCGGGGGTTCAGGCCGGGGCCGGGGCCTGGATGGACTCGGCGGTCATGGAGGCTTTGGGCAAAGGGGAGTTGGAAAAGGCCCGTGAGCTGATGGCCCTGGTAAACGGCGGAAAGAGCCCTTCGGCCCTTCCGGCGCCTGTGGCGGTTGTGAGTCTTTCGGGAAAAAGCAAGTCCCCGGACCCGGTCGGGGTGTCGTGGAGAAAGGCGGCCGGGGACAACCGGACCCGTTTTTACCATGTCCAGGGGGGCCGGCGGGACTCGTCGTCCCCGGAGATGGATTTTTACACCACGAAAAACGCCTTTGAGATTCCCATGAACGCCTTTTCAGACGGCGTCATATACGCCCGGGTCCGGGCCATGGATATGGACGGGAGCCAAAGCCCGTTCACGGAACTGGGGGAGAGGATCAAAGACACCACCCCGCCGGAGCGTGTGACCGGGATTGCCGCGGCTTTGGCCAAAACCCCGGGCTCGAAAGTCTATGACGCCGTCCGGGTGTTTTGGAATCCTTCCCGGGACCGGGACTTCGCCCGGTACCGGATTTACAAAATCAA includes:
- a CDS encoding hypothetical protein (Evidence 5 : Unknown function), coding for MLENTDVKNIIEIKELGNSDIKTFKKQAGSDISAEGSLYRATDGNNGKDYYFWKDNISGEFHLIEFDGPDRIKGTCRINDEQYEIVFNEDISPQGKLETPLTRFILAAGGAVADFFAAPAFAVTDEEAAGFFEGAGEDVRDFRKELEDPADLPKDAARVVGEYGEFTMKAGEFIFDMFAEDMAAAFGIARLVAANPVVKMIDDLEKKIFGAEMPRLLSMEMDKALKKAEEVATREEEIEPSASKGADPFFTGMFSGVLKEMGKKMLASVFPRQALAGVSVDFFLEDFLEEIFTDIIDPMFTGDPNNADFNVLVEQVIEKMRESGLFEAMKKVDQDYFDFAVNAGKIIMDLFEIQEILYKVYKETIVGELKARYPWAANMTDLMRMFVKDFTRILSGDGMEKILTTISEAAYSQTVSIGESLGGFVSGVGEKPSVRNLFPEEVMGTIDLLRALVMLTDQTLASLAERPGNENGVARFLWDFINGKADIPGMALNLATAGTKLYFNTYRKLLEKSDNPAAAMREYRQTQREIGRAVHKMTPTGMMHSYMNEQVKNVTGIDVQEIRDEIMDDAEDFAFDRMENVQDEALKAAEAMGIMDEAKWAHGVFKRGAGTLIDLGEGNAIKGMTIAAGAAGGVIEAGNRVFSGDFKGAGEALGSASMDAFKSAMSAVQDAFGEAGKSPEKLFTSPGEFMKNLFGSMGKAFKSWFGNDCDEVRISRQEDLRLFNVKFGGGTFALANDPKKRMYHLTGRVKGCPEASGFSGYAARAYVPDESSDPSLYFAIDMGDTSDSCQNKRYGGIGTGPGAMWFGWWDGDHLDHLDFKSAQPGEDSGTWWGLPDYGPFAGDREIGSMVSGKDGMVWTLDDSGKIHEFRDPNHGVTTGDYAWSWRMIPDPRPASAGESALKELLPLEAKRMIAVNGKNELFYSASSSAAWKKIWPSFKAIDMEKGIVSFSPGQFDLFHGPGGMVFVTASDAGGNFYASWISGEKAFPLWMKLYRFDKGIHDFDFSDDGRKLAILDGEFKPHLVPVNDTIDWAGVQAGAGAWMDSAVMEALGKGELEKARELMALVNGGKSPSALPAPVAVVSLSGKSKSPDPVGVSWRKAAGDNRTRFYHVQGGRRDSSSPEMDFYTTKNAFEIPMNAFSDGVIYARVRAMDMDGSQSPFTELGERIKDTTPPERVTGIAAALAKTPGSKVYDAVRVFWNPSRDRDFARYRIYKIKGASRERLAVLDGLSPAGERTGAPNAFYMDAGADAGAWFQYAATAVDDAGNENLLAGLSAPVFLNNAPSLPGGARAFSPIPEDERDSSGDLVSRFLQGASDPEGDAVGMAVISADSDGGRWEYRRPGGDWTAFVSASPIRARLLEASDRIRFVPLSDWNGDATITFRAWDKTKGMAGRRADVSGNGEYHPYSAHSASASVTVRPVNDPPSFVRGPDLNIIEDSGAQVVENWASGIAKGPDNESDQRLSFVLTHDREGAPGAIPDFFHQAPAMDENGRLTYALYPDANGTANVTVRLRDDGGVENGGISADESDLPVRFTITARPVNDPPSFSALDQTVDEDAGIRRIPLSDWAQDIRPGPENEKDQTVGFTVVSTSSPGLFSTQPAISSDGVLSFAPALDQNGQARVTVLAKDDGGVENGGADQSAPVTLGITVRSVNDAPSFSKGADIRVRQSAGRRVLRNWARQISAGPADESGQGLRFEVKASRPSLFAVQPAISSGGTLTFTPRRNRSGKTSVTAVLKDGGGKDRNGEDQSAPARFNIRVLRVSRPGSDASADASADAWNE